Proteins from one Mesotoga infera genomic window:
- a CDS encoding cob(I)yrinic acid a,c-diamide adenosyltransferase: MSISTMTGDGGQTSLWSGERVDKDSLRVEAYGTVDELNSFLGEAKHYTSEEVSQLILSVQRFLFRVGGQLASKDVQYIEPVSEEDVEKLTEGVHRFEEIVGLKGFVIPGSTVASAKLDICRTIARRAERRIIALSRLEKVPDPVRKYINRLSDFLYILARYEEFKEKKLLYKNDID, from the coding sequence ATGAGTATATCTACCATGACGGGCGACGGGGGTCAGACGAGTCTCTGGAGTGGTGAACGCGTGGATAAGGACAGTCTGAGAGTGGAGGCTTACGGTACTGTCGATGAGCTGAATTCATTTCTTGGAGAGGCAAAACACTACACCAGTGAAGAGGTGAGCCAGCTCATACTTTCTGTGCAGAGGTTCCTTTTCAGAGTCGGAGGTCAGCTGGCATCCAAGGACGTTCAATACATCGAGCCTGTGAGCGAAGAGGATGTTGAAAAGCTTACGGAAGGCGTCCATCGCTTCGAGGAGATCGTTGGCCTCAAAGGATTCGTGATTCCAGGGAGCACGGTCGCCTCTGCGAAGCTGGACATATGCAGAACGATAGCCAGGAGAGCCGAGAGAAGGATAATAGCGCTCTCCAGACTTGAAAAGGTCCCAGATCCAGTCAGAAAGTACATCAACAGACTATCGGATTTCCTTTATATCCTGGCCAGGTACGAGGAATTTAAAGAGAAGAAACTCCTTTATAAGAACGATATAGATTAA
- a CDS encoding PadR family transcriptional regulator, translating into MDIGKLATEMNRGFIQLLMMVMLDEPMYGYEIVRTLQERNFIIDENTLYPLLRRLEEKEILASEWRVEENKPRKYYSISDAGRKVREDLLKIWQEQDRLIKSFVGEE; encoded by the coding sequence ATGGATATAGGAAAGCTTGCCACGGAAATGAACAGGGGATTCATCCAGTTGCTGATGATGGTCATGCTCGATGAGCCGATGTACGGGTACGAAATCGTGAGAACACTTCAGGAACGCAACTTCATCATAGACGAGAACACTCTTTACCCTCTATTAAGACGCCTGGAGGAGAAAGAGATACTGGCGAGCGAGTGGAGAGTCGAGGAAAATAAACCGAGGAAGTACTATTCAATCTCTGATGCTGGTAGAAAAGTTAGAGAGGACTTACTGAAGATCTGGCAAGAGCAGGATAGACTGATAAAAAGCTTCGTTGGGGAGGAATGA
- a CDS encoding DUF6062 family protein: MRVETVVESEVVELFAGTGTCPVCSARSKAVDGWIYGAFYNLLHNEDARFRLKSGGLCREHSRRIVEIAREKSDIGSLPVSVVFKELLIGQLDLIGQGERKLFKKAPSSRSTGSCHLCEVSRESGKRYVIAIAKFFDSEKIRKLYEESSSILCIDHAREIVVSMRTATAEWFVALQKSKVESVVKMLERYIGKHDYRNTSPIGDDRNAWLTASRIIGEARVTGHNE, encoded by the coding sequence TTGAGAGTAGAAACCGTGGTTGAAAGCGAAGTTGTAGAGCTTTTCGCAGGAACCGGTACCTGTCCAGTCTGTTCGGCCCGTTCAAAAGCCGTGGACGGTTGGATTTACGGTGCCTTCTATAATCTTCTTCACAATGAAGATGCCAGGTTCAGATTGAAATCGGGAGGACTGTGTCGAGAACACTCCAGACGGATCGTGGAAATAGCAAGAGAGAAATCCGATATCGGCAGTCTCCCGGTCTCGGTTGTCTTCAAAGAGTTGCTCATCGGACAGCTCGATTTGATCGGCCAGGGTGAGAGAAAGCTCTTCAAAAAAGCGCCATCATCCAGAAGCACCGGTAGCTGCCATCTCTGCGAAGTATCCAGAGAGAGCGGAAAGAGGTATGTGATAGCCATAGCGAAGTTCTTCGATTCGGAGAAGATCAGAAAGCTATATGAAGAGTCCTCTTCCATTCTGTGTATTGACCACGCAAGAGAAATTGTCGTTTCCATGAGAACGGCCACTGCCGAATGGTTTGTGGCTCTTCAGAAAAGCAAGGTCGAATCGGTGGTCAAAATGCTCGAAAGGTACATCGGTAAACATGACTACAGGAACACTTCGCCCATAGGCGATGATAGAAACGCCTGGCTCACCGCATCCAGGATAATCGGAGAGGCGCGGGTCACTGGACATAACGAATAA
- a CDS encoding HAAS signaling domain-containing protein — MERLKKYLDNIRTFLPGRQPEKVDEILREIESHILEKAERERGEINDTSLAIAIKEYGSPEQVAARYYEDGPIIAPHLKNYLFMYTGIIFAIHIGLHLLSLIFGENGAIFRFSNTDLLGVLSQLPVTFIFDFGLVSLVLYFVTKAGATSRLPYFTWFLKNEKVPSLAQRIATLVASIVGVAITYLGFTYGPVYFVDGQMNTLAIAALDTMKYGLFLGFGILTISSIFNFINVFNYSRIVKIASDIAGLIFLLIVVSPDYSGRIADFLGISPESTGHPLLIGILVFITLVTIVELVIETIRFWASRIVASTNT; from the coding sequence ATGGAAAGACTGAAAAAGTACCTGGACAACATTAGGACTTTTCTACCGGGGAGGCAGCCGGAAAAAGTCGATGAGATCTTGAGAGAGATAGAGAGCCATATACTGGAAAAAGCCGAGCGCGAACGCGGAGAGATAAACGATACCAGCCTCGCAATCGCGATAAAGGAGTACGGTTCACCCGAGCAGGTCGCTGCCAGGTATTACGAGGATGGCCCTATAATAGCCCCTCATCTTAAGAATTATCTATTCATGTACACTGGAATAATCTTCGCGATCCACATTGGACTACATCTTTTGAGCCTGATCTTCGGAGAGAACGGTGCAATCTTCAGATTCAGCAACACTGATTTGCTGGGTGTCCTGTCACAGCTTCCGGTAACTTTTATCTTCGATTTCGGTTTGGTCAGTCTTGTCCTTTACTTTGTCACCAAGGCGGGTGCCACGTCGAGACTCCCGTACTTCACATGGTTTCTGAAGAACGAGAAGGTCCCCTCGCTGGCCCAGAGAATAGCCACTCTTGTGGCATCGATAGTAGGAGTCGCGATCACATATCTGGGCTTCACTTACGGACCGGTTTATTTCGTTGACGGTCAGATGAATACGCTGGCTATCGCAGCGCTCGACACTATGAAATACGGACTTTTCCTCGGCTTTGGAATATTGACGATCTCGTCGATCTTCAACTTTATAAACGTGTTCAACTACTCAAGGATTGTGAAAATAGCCTCCGACATCGCCGGGCTGATTTTTCTTCTGATCGTAGTCTCACCCGATTACTCCGGAAGAATAGCCGATTTCCTCGGCATATCTCCGGAGAGCACTGGCCACCCTCTCCTGATCGGAATACTCGTCTTCATAACTTTGGTGACCATAGTAGAGCTTGTTATCGAGACAATAAGATTCTGGGCAAGTAGGATAGTTGCATCCACCAACACGTAA
- a CDS encoding HD domain-containing phosphohydrolase has translation MTFRKKTGRILTMIMIVLVVSSVGISLCFITAESARKSLSDKLLNEAKLLEAALNKAHLESLHGTIDDLANPAYLRLKQQLIQVKKIFPQYRFIYLMGIRTDGEVFFFVDSELPGSPDESLPGDPYWEATENDRNVFWQKRSTIVSPIKDSWGTWANAMIPVFDRLSDKVIAALGIDMDIKNWNGIIMEKTLPMVILSVLLLLLSVIGLLLMWWKKALPQERRKGRFARYLDAITVFFISLTITFMAAFSVNESQKSSRNETFESLAISKATFVLQAFRDMRAYELESLSLLFESSESVERYEFETFVHPIISRGDMTIWGWVPAITSAERYEFESKVSTELSGSFEIWETDGQGKHVRAGERDLYYPILYLEPLEDKRELLGFDLGSNAITKAVIEEAVETGYMTASDPTTPFESTSEVKGVLILNPSYKGISDAFHGFTLAFFRPEVFMKLIESISMNDGMTVVGIYLLDDEGRPVFLASTASEHDEIYNSVSELRHYHSDEMNVVMPIFEFGKVFMIVVHPSFDYERLYPLQQGWMTLAIGAIISLFLTVVVGSLNNRSYRLQREVQQRTEDLQTSLDKLTRTMEGSVRALASAVDLRDPYTSGHQRRVTALAVAIAERMNLNSETINGLRLAASVHDVGKIQVPAEILSSPRRLSALEYEMIKMHPGAGHALFEGIEFPWPVAEIIYQHHERLDGSGYPRGLSGDEIILEARIIAVADVVEAMTSHRPYRPAQGLEEALKEIKKNSGKLYDPAVVSALIELIEEGYTF, from the coding sequence GTGACTTTTCGAAAGAAAACCGGAAGAATCTTGACAATGATCATGATCGTTCTGGTCGTTTCATCTGTCGGAATTTCTCTGTGTTTTATAACTGCTGAAAGCGCCAGGAAAAGCCTTAGCGACAAATTGCTGAACGAGGCCAAGCTTCTAGAAGCTGCGTTGAACAAAGCTCACCTTGAATCTCTACACGGCACTATCGACGATCTTGCCAATCCCGCCTATCTGAGGTTGAAGCAACAGCTGATTCAGGTCAAAAAGATTTTTCCTCAGTACCGTTTCATCTACCTCATGGGAATAAGAACGGATGGAGAAGTTTTCTTTTTTGTGGATTCGGAGCTTCCGGGATCACCCGATGAATCTCTACCGGGAGACCCGTATTGGGAGGCCACGGAAAACGATCGAAATGTCTTTTGGCAGAAAAGATCGACAATCGTTTCACCAATTAAAGACAGTTGGGGGACGTGGGCAAACGCGATGATTCCAGTTTTTGACAGACTCTCCGACAAGGTCATCGCAGCGCTTGGTATAGATATGGATATAAAGAATTGGAACGGCATTATAATGGAAAAGACTCTCCCTATGGTAATTCTCTCTGTACTGCTCCTGCTTCTTTCAGTAATCGGTCTTTTACTTATGTGGTGGAAGAAGGCTCTTCCCCAGGAGAGGCGTAAGGGTCGTTTCGCCAGATACCTTGACGCTATAACGGTTTTTTTCATCTCTCTGACAATAACCTTTATGGCCGCTTTTTCAGTGAACGAAAGCCAGAAAAGCTCGAGAAATGAAACCTTCGAAAGCCTGGCGATAAGCAAGGCGACTTTTGTCTTGCAGGCGTTTCGCGATATGCGCGCCTACGAGCTCGAGAGCCTCTCGTTGCTTTTCGAGTCCAGCGAAAGTGTTGAGCGCTATGAGTTTGAAACCTTCGTGCATCCCATCATTTCTAGGGGTGATATGACCATCTGGGGCTGGGTACCGGCTATCACTTCCGCTGAAAGATATGAATTCGAGTCGAAAGTCTCCACGGAGCTCTCTGGCAGTTTCGAGATCTGGGAAACGGACGGCCAAGGAAAGCATGTCAGAGCCGGTGAGAGGGATCTTTACTATCCGATTCTTTATCTGGAACCGCTAGAAGATAAACGAGAATTGTTGGGATTCGATTTAGGTTCGAACGCTATAACGAAGGCGGTTATCGAAGAGGCGGTTGAAACCGGTTACATGACGGCTTCCGATCCTACGACTCCATTTGAGAGTACGAGCGAGGTAAAGGGAGTCTTGATTCTGAATCCCTCCTACAAAGGAATTTCTGACGCTTTCCATGGGTTCACGCTGGCTTTTTTCCGGCCCGAAGTTTTCATGAAATTGATAGAGTCGATCTCTATGAACGATGGAATGACCGTGGTGGGTATCTACTTGCTCGATGATGAAGGCAGACCGGTTTTTCTCGCATCGACGGCCAGTGAACACGATGAAATATACAACTCGGTGAGCGAGTTGCGTCACTATCACTCGGATGAAATGAACGTGGTTATGCCGATCTTTGAGTTCGGGAAGGTCTTTATGATCGTTGTACATCCAAGCTTCGATTACGAAAGGTTATATCCTCTTCAGCAAGGTTGGATGACACTGGCTATCGGAGCGATTATCTCGCTGTTTCTGACAGTGGTGGTCGGTTCGCTCAACAACCGCAGTTATCGTCTCCAAAGAGAGGTCCAGCAGAGGACGGAAGACCTGCAAACTAGTTTGGATAAACTCACCCGGACCATGGAAGGTTCGGTCAGAGCGCTGGCCTCGGCTGTGGACCTTCGCGATCCTTACACGTCTGGCCACCAGCGACGCGTGACAGCACTGGCCGTGGCCATAGCCGAAAGAATGAACCTAAACAGCGAAACGATCAACGGATTACGTCTGGCGGCGTCGGTTCACGATGTGGGGAAGATCCAGGTGCCGGCTGAAATATTGAGCTCTCCCAGAAGACTTAGTGCCCTCGAATATGAAATGATAAAGATGCACCCCGGCGCCGGGCATGCTCTATTCGAAGGCATCGAGTTTCCCTGGCCAGTCGCCGAGATCATATACCAGCATCACGAGAGGCTCGACGGCAGCGGTTATCCACGTGGTCTATCCGGTGATGAGATCATTTTGGAGGCCAGAATTATAGCGGTTGCCGATGTGGTAGAGGCTATGACATCCCACAGGCCTTATCGACCCGCTCAGGGATTGGAAGAAGCTCTCAAGGAAATAAAGAAAAATTCAGGAAAGCTGTACGACCCGGCGGTGGTCTCGGCACTCATAGAGCTCATCGAAGAGGGATACACCTTCTAG